The following are encoded together in the Poseidonibacter lekithochrous genome:
- a CDS encoding GGDEF domain-containing protein — translation MEVKDIIENLSPRERSEVNSNNIDSIQKLIPLLLKRVTPENVEPLASLLRKSVLPSICLDVDDKIEHLFIKIEANPQLLFKEEVQGKIEDFILKRFEADKKLVIEQTSDISKFVTLMGQYLNDAISSSGNGSKNVLSIKEKIQSIDLNANGLKELEQLQTELVSAAGSIEDEMDTVSDKLKSGKSKVQELEEKVKTLEEELTKSKSESMKDHLTGLLTRRAYDEEVKRIESHYKRSNTQYAVVFFDLDYFKKINDTYGHDCGDVILSTFAKILDKNTRDEDIVGRYGGEEFVAIVHFNLTRELLQYLKRIKTIVTSNSFLYKGNKIKVTFSAGVSIRPNHDSYENTIQKADMLLYEAKENGRDQIKLEDGRTIK, via the coding sequence ATGGAAGTAAAAGATATTATAGAAAACTTATCACCAAGAGAGAGAAGTGAAGTTAATAGTAATAATATAGATTCAATACAAAAATTAATTCCTCTATTACTAAAAAGAGTTACTCCTGAAAATGTAGAACCTCTAGCTTCACTACTTAGGAAATCAGTTTTACCATCAATATGTTTAGATGTTGATGATAAGATAGAACATTTATTTATAAAGATTGAGGCAAATCCTCAACTGCTTTTTAAAGAAGAAGTTCAAGGGAAAATTGAAGACTTTATTCTAAAAAGATTTGAAGCAGATAAAAAGTTAGTTATTGAACAAACTTCTGATATTTCAAAATTTGTAACATTAATGGGACAATACCTAAATGATGCAATTTCAAGTAGTGGAAATGGTTCTAAAAATGTTTTAAGTATTAAAGAGAAGATTCAATCAATTGATCTTAATGCTAATGGCTTAAAAGAATTAGAACAACTACAAACAGAATTAGTTTCAGCAGCTGGTTCTATTGAAGATGAAATGGATACTGTAAGTGATAAACTAAAAAGTGGAAAATCTAAAGTTCAAGAGCTTGAAGAAAAAGTAAAAACACTTGAAGAAGAATTAACTAAGTCAAAAAGTGAAAGTATGAAAGATCACCTTACTGGATTACTTACAAGACGAGCTTATGATGAAGAAGTAAAAAGAATTGAAAGTCACTATAAAAGAAGTAATACACAATATGCTGTTGTATTCTTTGATTTAGACTACTTCAAAAAAATTAATGATACTTACGGTCATGACTGTGGGGACGTGATTTTATCTACTTTTGCAAAGATACTAGATAAGAATACACGCGATGAAGATATTGTAGGACGATATGGTGGAGAAGAATTTGTAGCTATTGTACATTTTAATCTTACAAGAGAACTACTACAATATTTAAAAAGAATCAAAACAATTGTAACTTCAAATAGTTTCTTATATAAAGGAAACAAAATCAAAGTTACATTCTCAGCAGGTGTATCTATTAGACCTAATCATGACTCTTATGAGAATACTATTCAAAAAGCTGATATGTTATTATATGAAGCAAAAGAGAATGGTAGAGACCAAATCAAGCTTGAAGATGGTCGTACTATAAAATAG
- a CDS encoding DUF3095 domain-containing protein, which yields MNDDFYSKLKAINSIKEIAKNNIYSKLPKDWYILATDIKDSTIAIKEGKYKEVNMVGALTIISILNINKNIDLPYVFGGDGAFVIIPQSIYHEAKQSLLAIQKISKDAYSLDLRIASICIDEVCKNNKEVLISKLKVSKDYYQAIINGGGLELCDDLLKNSNNFLINDKIDENFQVDISGLECRWEAIPSPKDDTLSILIKSKNESYYENILSNIESIIGDNKKRHPILENALKLSFKDKDLNYESSIYSQNFFMKRLINLKLKMINVIGYILMKLNLKDWSTYKQRVLSTTDTEKFDDILRMVVSTSKEETQILEEYLEKEFQKNTLIYGIHKSDSALMTCLIFERHGRHIHFVDGSNGGYALAAKDFKNRVAI from the coding sequence ATGAATGATGATTTTTATTCTAAATTAAAAGCAATCAATAGTATTAAAGAAATTGCAAAAAACAATATATATTCAAAACTACCAAAGGATTGGTATATTCTAGCTACGGATATAAAAGATTCTACGATTGCAATTAAGGAAGGTAAATATAAAGAAGTTAATATGGTTGGAGCATTAACAATCATCTCAATTTTAAATATAAATAAAAACATCGACTTGCCTTATGTATTTGGCGGAGATGGAGCATTTGTAATAATTCCACAAAGTATTTACCATGAAGCTAAACAATCCCTATTAGCTATTCAAAAGATTTCTAAAGATGCTTATAGTTTAGACTTAAGGATTGCATCCATATGTATTGATGAAGTGTGTAAAAACAATAAAGAAGTATTAATATCTAAATTAAAAGTTTCAAAGGATTATTACCAAGCTATTATCAATGGTGGAGGATTAGAACTTTGTGATGACTTATTAAAAAACTCAAACAATTTCTTGATCAATGATAAAATAGATGAAAACTTTCAAGTTGATATAAGTGGACTAGAATGTAGATGGGAAGCAATTCCCTCTCCAAAAGATGATACTTTATCAATACTAATAAAAAGCAAAAATGAATCTTATTATGAAAATATACTATCTAATATAGAATCAATAATTGGTGATAATAAAAAAAGACACCCTATTTTGGAAAATGCTTTAAAATTAAGTTTTAAAGATAAAGACTTGAATTATGAATCATCTATTTATTCTCAAAATTTTTTTATGAAAAGACTAATAAATCTAAAACTAAAAATGATAAATGTAATTGGTTATATACTAATGAAACTCAATTTAAAAGATTGGTCTACATATAAACAAAGAGTTTTATCCACTACAGATACAGAAAAGTTTGATGATATTCTAAGAATGGTAGTATCAACAAGCAAAGAAGAAACACAAATTCTAGAAGAGTATTTAGAAAAAGAGTTTCAAAAAAATACATTAATATATGGTATTCACAAATCAGACTCAGCACTAATGACATGTTTAATATTTGAAAGACATGGAAGACATATACATTTTGTTGATGGATCAAATGGTGGATATGCCCTTGCAGCAAAAGATTTTAAGAATAGAGTTGCAATATAA
- a CDS encoding GatB/YqeY domain-containing protein, giving the protein MSLKQQLKDDVKVAMREKNVVKRDSIRAINTMIKQIEVDERIELTDEDIIKLIQKGIKQREEAVTQYKAASRDDLVAKEQEQIDVFSIYLPAQLSDEELEAGMKEIVEAVGATSMKDMGKVMGQATKKFAGVADGKRINEVTKKLLS; this is encoded by the coding sequence ATGAGTTTAAAACAACAACTTAAAGATGATGTAAAAGTTGCAATGAGAGAAAAAAACGTAGTAAAAAGAGACTCAATTAGAGCTATTAATACTATGATTAAACAAATCGAAGTTGATGAAAGAATTGAATTAACAGACGAAGATATTATTAAACTTATTCAAAAAGGTATTAAACAAAGAGAAGAAGCAGTTACTCAATATAAAGCCGCTTCTAGAGATGATTTAGTAGCAAAAGAACAAGAACAAATTGATGTATTTAGTATTTATTTACCTGCTCAGTTAAGTGATGAAGAACTTGAAGCTGGGATGAAAGAAATTGTTGAAGCAGTAGGCGCTACATCAATGAAAGACATGGGTAAAGTAATGGGTCAAGCTACAAAGAAATTTGCAGGTGTTGCAGATGGAAAAAGAATCAACGAAGTTACAAAAAAATTATTATCATAA
- a CDS encoding NYN domain-containing protein — MKHNKKQDNIAMLIDCDNVSSKYIDSIVNDLSKYGVVNIRKAYGNWKNPKLKGWEESLLEYAIKPIQQFDYTKGKNASDIAMVIDIMDLLYTKDLSAIALVTSDSDFSPVVSRILSDGLTVYGYGESKTPGSLVNACSQFIYTEKLYESSNEDCSEERSSKVNQKDLRKDTKLVHTLRMAVEQTSDHNGWSNIAAVGLYISQNSSFSPINYGYQKLSHLIKATGLFHIEIEGDNNQVMFIKDNRN; from the coding sequence ATGAAACATAATAAGAAACAAGACAATATAGCTATGCTTATTGACTGCGATAATGTAAGTTCGAAATATATAGATAGTATTGTAAATGATTTATCTAAATATGGTGTTGTTAATATTAGAAAAGCCTATGGTAACTGGAAAAATCCAAAACTAAAAGGCTGGGAAGAGTCATTACTTGAATATGCAATCAAACCAATACAACAGTTTGATTATACAAAAGGTAAAAATGCTAGTGATATTGCAATGGTTATTGATATCATGGATTTACTTTATACGAAAGACTTAAGTGCAATTGCTTTAGTTACAAGTGATAGTGATTTCTCACCTGTTGTTTCTCGTATTCTTTCAGATGGCTTGACTGTTTATGGTTATGGAGAGTCAAAAACACCTGGTTCCTTGGTTAATGCTTGCTCTCAATTTATTTATACAGAAAAACTTTATGAGTCTTCTAATGAAGATTGTTCAGAAGAGAGAAGTAGTAAGGTAAATCAAAAAGATTTAAGAAAAGATACAAAATTAGTACATACTTTAAGAATGGCAGTTGAGCAAACATCAGATCATAATGGTTGGTCTAATATTGCAGCTGTTGGTTTGTATATTTCACAAAACTCTTCATTTTCACCAATTAACTATGGCTATCAAAAACTAAGCCATCTTATTAAAGCAACTGGATTATTCCATATTGAAATTGAAGGTGATAATAATCAAGTAATGTTTATTAAAGATAATAGAAACTAA
- the abc-f gene encoding ribosomal protection-like ABC-F family protein produces MALVDLQNISKQYDIKTILKDANFTLNRGQRIAVIGQNGQGKSTLFKIITRDVEPDSGEISIDRSLKIEMLDQQPKFKAGLNVRDAIEGQLKEIKEARTEYEEITLKITTDYENEELIKRQSQLATFIDFHNAWDLDNTIERVLKEFKLKQYEFKDVNLLSGGEQRRVSLAGLLLKKPDVLLLDEPTNHLDVYMVEFLESLLLKNNFTLLFISHDRYFIDNIATSVVEVEGGTLKKFHGGYSSYLEQKQQLLENMQKDHHNLLRLVKREAHWMQRGVTARRKRNERRKSEYLDLKQKAKSNPAAIRKMSIELEREQKAFNTEDKQRNKKKMLYELDDVCKSLGDKELIRDFTSRILQKDTIAIVGPNGSGKSTLLKIFMEKFEVDSGKFKKGDFNIGYFDQQRDMLDDNKNIMDIFCPDGGDRVTLPDGRDQHVYGYLKNFLFPREYLDKKVGVLSGGEKNRVALALLFTKKVDCLILDEPTNDLDIPTINILEEYLQSFQGALIFVSHDRYFVDKIAKKLFVFKGKDGLVEESFQPYSEYLEIEKEIIDLESLELETKKQAQEKPKQTVKKQTKLSYKDQRDHDSLPEEIEKLEEKIEEINECLMNPACYEQKGIVAVSKELEDTEIIYEQKVERFLELEELIESFNS; encoded by the coding sequence ATGGCATTAGTAGATTTACAAAACATATCAAAACAATACGATATAAAAACAATTTTAAAAGATGCAAACTTTACTCTAAATAGAGGACAAAGAATTGCAGTAATTGGTCAAAATGGACAAGGGAAATCAACATTATTCAAAATTATTACTAGAGATGTTGAGCCAGATTCGGGTGAAATTTCAATTGATAGATCATTAAAAATTGAGATGTTAGACCAACAACCAAAGTTTAAAGCAGGTCTTAATGTTCGAGATGCAATTGAAGGACAATTAAAAGAAATAAAAGAAGCTAGAACTGAATACGAAGAAATTACTCTAAAAATTACAACAGATTATGAAAATGAAGAGTTAATTAAAAGACAAAGCCAATTAGCTACGTTTATTGATTTTCATAATGCATGGGATTTAGATAATACAATTGAGAGAGTTTTAAAAGAGTTCAAATTAAAACAATATGAATTTAAAGATGTAAACTTACTAAGTGGTGGAGAGCAAAGAAGAGTTAGTCTTGCAGGATTACTACTTAAAAAACCTGATGTATTACTTTTAGATGAGCCTACGAATCACCTTGATGTTTATATGGTTGAATTTTTAGAGAGTTTACTTTTAAAGAATAATTTCACTTTATTATTCATCTCGCATGATAGATATTTTATTGATAATATTGCTACTTCTGTTGTTGAAGTTGAAGGTGGAACGCTAAAGAAATTCCATGGTGGTTATTCTTCTTATTTAGAACAAAAACAACAGTTATTAGAGAACATGCAAAAAGATCATCATAACTTACTTCGATTAGTAAAAAGAGAAGCTCACTGGATGCAAAGGGGAGTTACAGCTAGAAGAAAAAGAAATGAAAGAAGAAAATCTGAATATCTAGATCTTAAACAAAAAGCAAAATCAAACCCAGCTGCTATTAGAAAAATGAGCATTGAATTAGAAAGAGAACAAAAAGCCTTTAATACAGAAGACAAACAAAGAAATAAAAAGAAAATGCTTTATGAATTAGATGATGTTTGTAAAAGCTTAGGGGATAAAGAACTAATAAGAGACTTTACTTCTAGAATTCTTCAAAAAGATACTATTGCAATTGTAGGACCAAATGGTAGTGGAAAATCTACACTTCTTAAAATCTTTATGGAAAAATTTGAAGTAGATAGTGGAAAGTTCAAAAAAGGTGACTTTAATATTGGATATTTTGATCAGCAAAGAGATATGCTTGATGACAATAAAAATATTATGGATATCTTTTGTCCAGATGGTGGAGATAGAGTTACACTTCCAGATGGAAGAGATCAGCATGTTTACGGATACTTAAAAAACTTTTTATTCCCAAGAGAATACTTAGATAAAAAAGTAGGTGTTTTAAGTGGTGGTGAAAAGAATAGAGTTGCTTTAGCTTTATTATTTACTAAAAAAGTTGATTGTCTAATCCTAGATGAGCCTACAAATGATTTAGATATTCCTACTATTAATATTTTAGAAGAGTATTTACAGAGCTTCCAAGGGGCATTAATATTTGTATCTCATGATAGATATTTTGTAGATAAAATTGCAAAAAAACTATTTGTTTTCAAAGGTAAAGATGGTTTAGTGGAAGAGAGTTTCCAACCATATTCTGAATATCTAGAAATTGAAAAAGAAATTATTGATTTAGAAAGTTTAGAGCTTGAAACAAAAAAACAAGCACAAGAAAAACCAAAACAAACAGTAAAAAAACAAACAAAACTATCGTATAAAGATCAAAGAGATCATGACTCACTACCAGAAGAAATAGAAAAATTAGAAGAAAAAATAGAAGAAATAAATGAGTGTCTTATGAACCCTGCTTGTTATGAGCAAAAAGGTATAGTTGCTGTATCAAAAGAGTTAGAAGATACAGAAATTATTTATGAGCAGAAAGTAGAGAGATTTTTAGAACTAGAAGAATTAATAGAGAGCTTTAATTCGTAA
- a CDS encoding helix-turn-helix domain-containing protein: protein MEDLKLNISINDSDNIKLNEKINKLNITLDEYIGKLIEKDINSIVQLDNGFYYNKATSKLFNSYDEQVKLTRIEEALFSLLLENKGEIVPIETIHSVAWKGKNMTRFTLRNKVKTLRDKTYYDLIKNHSNIGYSMN from the coding sequence ATGGAAGATTTAAAATTAAATATTTCTATAAACGATAGTGACAATATTAAGTTAAATGAAAAAATCAATAAACTGAATATTACACTTGATGAGTACATCGGTAAACTAATTGAAAAAGACATTAATAGTATTGTTCAATTAGACAATGGTTTCTATTACAACAAAGCAACTTCAAAACTATTCAACAGCTACGATGAGCAGGTTAAGTTAACAAGAATTGAAGAAGCTCTATTCTCTTTATTATTAGAGAATAAAGGTGAGATTGTTCCTATTGAAACAATTCATAGTGTTGCTTGGAAAGGTAAAAATATGACTAGATTTACTCTAAGAAATAAAGTGAAAACTTTAAGAGATAAAACATATTATGACCTAATTAAGAACCATTCTAATATTGGTTACTCAATGAACTAA